The segment aaaaatcgaattatacgaatcataatattataaattaacaatttacaTTATAGGTACTATCCaatgattaatattttgcgAAAAATACTTTCATTGTAATTgaattacaaatacattttgTGGAAtgcattgattgattgaaatcgtgaattagttaaatattttcatcgataataattatttcaattaagtgaaaattattttattatattttctggtCCATATCTGACAAATCGATACTAAGCAATCATTTGATTCCTGAATATCGATTTTGTGACGTCCCTATTTACATCATATAAAAATCAGGCAACACATGAAACGTCATTTTTGTCTCTGTAGAGAATAAACacactataataaaaattacttgttTCAGTTATACTATGGAACAGATGTATAATGTGGTCTCAGATGTGGAGAACTATCACAAATTTGTTCCTTGGTGTAAAAAGTCTATAGTGCTAACTAAAACACCAAGCAACCTCAAAGCAGACCTAATAGTTGGTTTTCCACCAATAAATGAAAGCTACACATCTAATGTAACTTTAATAAAACCACACCTAGTGAAAGCAGAATGTACTGACGGCAAGCTGTTCCATTATATGCTAACTCTTTGGAGATTCAGTTCTGGATTGAAGAGAGAACACCAGTCCTGTGTTGTTGACTTTCAAATATCTTTCGAATTTCGTTCTGCGTTCCATTctaatttatcaaatttattttttgaccaAGTCGCTAGACAGATGGAGGGAGCATTCGTTCAGGAAGCAGGTAGAAGATATGGAGCAGCTTCATTGCCGCCTAGAAATCTCCTGCAAAATGGACATGTGATAAAAAGTTgacgaattttatatttttagttagcaaaagtattatattatttatttattcaattataaattagcatataaaaaattgtatagtTCGACTCATACtgaattcacaaaaaaaatgctATGGGGAGGTACAGGATTAATGGATAAGTGagttaatattacttttatattaactAATAAGAACAAATGTGACATGTAATGAAAGTGATAAgaaaaaatgttaaacaaaaataaaaggaatGGTATTCTCAAAGAGGAGATACCTAcattataaatagaaaatcatAACAAGAATGAGGAATAAACTAGAAaattctgaaataactaaagGATCTAAATACTTAATGTTTATGGCAAACTAAACCAAATATACAATAATGTCAAacaaaactatttataatttattacataatatttttagtactaaactttttattttactccATGTTGAAGGTGATCTATTAGATTAATGTAATAAACAAAGATTTCATGTTATTTTTGGAATACTACTTAATTTCTTTTAAGATCAAAAAAGGCAAGTTATGCTAGAACATGAACTACACCAACAAATTGCATTTTGGTTCATACATTAATATGATAGTGTAGAAAAGGTAGGGTATGAGCCTGACTTGTTActgttactttaaaatatttacttatactttaaATCAGAATAATGTAATTCATGCATAACTTACattattttgacatgaatatCCAGGCAGGCAATTTTACAGATTTAGGACTACATTGCACCAAACTTCAAGTCTCTCTGACGTAACATGAACTGCGCTATGTTTAACCAGGCTgggatatgtttttgtttactgTGCACGTTAACGTTTCATGTTCTATGCGGTAACTAAGTTTTGGAGCAAGGTACATATATAGTTCAAATACTTGTAGAATAAATTAGAAAGATAGACAATAAATACTGGTCAGtcatgtatattaatatttaattatcttaCAACCACACTATATCTTATGATATTACATTTGTCCACACTGTGAAATTGTCACTGGTATTTTAGGTTTATTATTTGGACCAGTTGGtacattttctatttttctcATAACTAACAAACCATCAATAACTCTACCAAAAACCACATGTTTATTGTCTAAGAAATTACACTTTGCACAAGTAATGAAAAATTGACAGCCATTGGTATCCTTGCCACTGTTTGCCATGGACAAAAGGCCTGGGGAGTCATGTTTTAGTGCAAAGTTTTCATCTGCAAATGTACTTCCTCCATAAATGCTCATGACACCAGTACCGTCACCctgaaaaagaataaataaattataacaaaataataatgtatacaaatattttaatgctgaagagtttgtttgttcgtatgTTTGGTTGAatgagctaatctcaggaacgactgatccgattggaaaaattgtttatgtgttaaatagcccattcatcgagaaaggttatatattattcccgtaatCCGATGGGaatgagaaccacgcgggtaaaaccgcgcggcgtcagctagtagaaagATAAGCAAAgactttttttagaacttttaaaaggAACTATTCCATTATACATGGTTGTTGCATAAACATAACACAGCTTGCAACTTAAATTCTCTGAAATGATAATTCTTCCCTTTTTCGccttattattcattaatttgctCTGTCCATATTGGTTGTGGGCGTGATGCCTTATTATGAATGGACTATACAAgatcatttttctttttttcaatttaaaccaGTACTATGGATAagcacattttattaattaaactctccaggttcatcatcattatcagctgatggacgtccactgctggtcagaggacctcttgcataga is part of the Bicyclus anynana chromosome 5, ilBicAnyn1.1, whole genome shotgun sequence genome and harbors:
- the LOC112043732 gene encoding coenzyme Q-binding protein COQ10 homolog B, mitochondrial gives rise to the protein MVLSKIYSSGSRALFHEANILRCQGHYVNIAYCQCHTINQQRRTFFNFANSSRKREYSGRQLVGYTMEQMYNVVSDVENYHKFVPWCKKSIVLTKTPSNLKADLIVGFPPINESYTSNVTLIKPHLVKAECTDGKLFHYMLTLWRFSSGLKREHQSCVVDFQISFEFRSAFHSNLSNLFFDQVARQMEGAFVQEAGRRYGAASLPPRNLLQNGHVIKS
- the LOC112043733 gene encoding peptidyl-prolyl cis-trans isomerase H translates to MPTWNQIQSQLRNPNNPVVFFDITVGTTEIGRMIFELFADVVPKTSENFREFCTGEYRRDGVPLGYKGATFHRVIKDFMIQGGDFVNGDGTGVMSIYGGSTFADENFALKHDSPGLLSMANSGKDTNGCQFFITCAKCNFLDNKHVVFGRVIDGLLVMRKIENVPTGPNNKPKIPVTISQCGQM